Proteins from a single region of Meiothermus cerbereus DSM 11376:
- a CDS encoding GNAT family N-acetyltransferase, with protein MHLRIQSERPDSAVASALIAELDAVLKPHYPPQSRHGYSVEKLIQQKVAFFVAYLEEQAVGCGGVQLFGSEYAEIKRMYVRPEFRGRGVGKRLLAHLEAYALERGIPLLRLETGVFQTEAIGLYQSFGFQRIPPFGPYFEDPLSICMEKKL; from the coding sequence ATGCACCTACGCATCCAGTCCGAGCGGCCCGACAGCGCTGTGGCCAGCGCCCTGATCGCAGAGCTGGATGCAGTCCTGAAACCCCACTACCCCCCACAAAGCCGCCACGGCTACAGCGTAGAAAAGCTCATCCAGCAGAAGGTTGCCTTCTTTGTGGCATACCTCGAGGAGCAGGCGGTAGGGTGTGGTGGGGTGCAGCTTTTTGGCAGCGAATACGCTGAAATCAAGCGCATGTACGTGCGCCCGGAATTTCGCGGCCGGGGTGTGGGGAAACGACTGCTGGCCCATCTGGAAGCCTACGCCCTCGAGCGCGGCATCCCGCTGCTTCGCCTCGAGACCGGGGTGTTCCAGACCGAAGCCATCGGCCTGTATCAAAGTTTCGGCTTTCAGCGCATCCCCCCCTTTGGCCCCTACTTTGAAGACCCCTTGAGCATCTGCATGGAAAAGAAGCTGTAA
- a CDS encoding prepilin peptidase, with protein sequence MELLPLSLLVVFALLLGSLIGSFLNVVIYRVPAGISVVWPRSRCPHCGHVLSPLELVPIVSWVVQGGRCKNCKRPIPLRYPAVEGLTAVLFGVAALLRPVFPELVFIWAFIALLIALAFIDIDTKTLPNSLNYGGIFLGLLGAGFLGFPQNFQAAVDGGLMGAGLVALFAGYGGWLYNRFKDGPREGPFGVHQVHLAAMVGALGGMLGTVGGTWLGGLGIVVGLLNASLNARTGKVFALHDSLTLGLGALAPIVAWLLGLSPLESLRGMLVSAGGMALAGMLYWWLRNPSDKVEPAPAEENLEGYVSVMGYGDVVLAGFLGVWLGFSSLMVAVFIAVFAGAIIGSILRRFGGDNQIPFGPYLAIGGLVAFFYGKAIVQWYLGYIGLA encoded by the coding sequence GTGGAGCTATTACCCCTGTCCCTCCTTGTGGTTTTTGCCCTCCTGCTCGGAAGCCTGATTGGTTCGTTTCTGAATGTCGTGATTTATCGGGTTCCAGCAGGCATATCGGTGGTGTGGCCCCGCTCCCGCTGCCCCCACTGTGGGCATGTGCTCTCCCCCCTCGAGCTGGTGCCGATTGTTTCGTGGGTAGTACAGGGGGGCAGGTGCAAAAACTGCAAACGCCCCATCCCGCTGCGCTATCCGGCCGTGGAGGGCCTGACGGCAGTTCTTTTTGGCGTGGCTGCTCTACTGCGTCCTGTTTTTCCCGAGCTGGTCTTTATATGGGCCTTTATCGCCTTGTTGATTGCGCTAGCGTTTATTGATATCGACACCAAAACCCTGCCCAACTCGCTCAACTATGGGGGAATTTTCCTGGGTTTGCTGGGGGCTGGCTTCCTGGGTTTCCCCCAAAACTTCCAAGCAGCAGTAGACGGCGGCTTGATGGGGGCTGGTTTGGTGGCCCTATTTGCGGGCTATGGCGGGTGGCTATACAACCGCTTCAAAGATGGCCCCCGCGAAGGCCCGTTTGGCGTGCATCAGGTGCATCTAGCGGCTATGGTGGGTGCCCTGGGTGGAATGTTGGGCACAGTAGGAGGCACCTGGCTGGGGGGATTGGGCATCGTGGTGGGGTTGCTCAATGCCTCGCTCAATGCCCGCACAGGCAAGGTATTTGCCCTACACGACAGCCTGACCCTCGGCCTTGGGGCACTTGCTCCCATTGTGGCCTGGCTGCTGGGCCTATCGCCACTGGAAAGCCTGCGAGGAATGCTGGTCAGCGCCGGTGGTATGGCCTTAGCTGGAATGCTGTACTGGTGGCTTCGCAACCCATCCGACAAGGTTGAACCCGCACCCGCTGAGGAAAACCTCGAGGGCTACGTGAGCGTTATGGGATATGGCGACGTAGTGCTGGCGGGGTTTTTGGGAGTTTGGCTGGGCTTTAGCAGTCTGATGGTGGCAGTTTTTATCGCCGTATTTGCTGGAGCTATTATTGGCTCAATCCTGCGGCGGTTTGGCGGCGACAACCAAATTCCTTTTGGGCCTTACCTGGCAATAGGTGGGCTGGTTGCTTTCTTCTACGGAAAAGCAATCGTGCAGTGGTATTTGGGTTACATCGGTCTGGCCTAA
- a CDS encoding ATPase, T2SS/T4P/T4SS family translates to MANVLTIGDKRLGAALLDMGLLGDEELQRALEQHREVGGNLSEIIVDLGLLSERRIAQAIEEAFGIPLVELVGMEISPEAKALVPAERARDLGAIPFSVEGGTLRVALLNPLDNLVLEELEDLTNQIIEPYLTTQSSFRYALALHYPELGLPVPPPPTAVSPGEMQLGEILVNKGWLSREDLEAALVEQEKTGELLGRLLTHKYGLAEEKLYQALAEQADIEFRTELDDLEFQQEVSAFLLRPDALRYQAVPVRQDGQQVLVVLADPRHRHTVAQLIERPTKFILTLPRIWETLFSKAYPEKSRLGEALVQEGKLGRAALQDALSVQRRMGKTRPLGEVLVELGYVSAQDVEEALSKQRQGGGRLEDTLVQSGKIKPEMLAKSLATQLGYPYIDPTDSPPDPSVLTMVPESTVRRYTIFPHHLEGNTLVVLMKDPRNILAIDDLRMITKRDIMPAVSAEAAITKLIERFYGGTTGVEELAREFEGKRKEEDAVDTSALDDNAVVKLVNSIIREAFLQEASDIHIEPRQSDILVRIRIDGSLREYMRLPKGAGPAIASRVKIMSNLDIAERRLPQDGRVRYRDRSIDLDLRLSTLPTVYGEKIVMRLLRKAADIPEIEQLGFAPDVFQRFEDVISKPYGIFLITGPTGSGKSFTTFSVLKRIATPDKNTTTIEDPVEYEIPGINQTQVNPVAGLTFAKALRSFLRQDPDIIMVGEIRDSETAKIATEAALTGHLVIATLHTNDSAGAVTRLDEMGVELFNISAALVGVLAQRLVRKICEHCKIQVEPDPSVLRRLGLSKEDVRGKTLYKGTGCDKCNGTGYKGRAAIHELMVLDDEIRRAIVEGQSATQIKEIARKGGMKTLREDGIQKAFMGLTTLEEVMARTNE, encoded by the coding sequence ATGGCGAACGTCTTAACCATTGGCGATAAAAGACTGGGCGCAGCCCTGTTGGACATGGGCCTGTTGGGCGATGAAGAGCTGCAGCGGGCGCTCGAGCAACACCGCGAAGTGGGTGGCAATCTCTCGGAGATTATTGTCGATCTGGGGCTACTTTCCGAACGTCGTATTGCCCAGGCCATCGAGGAGGCTTTCGGTATTCCGCTGGTGGAGCTGGTGGGGATGGAGATCTCGCCTGAGGCCAAGGCGCTTGTTCCAGCAGAGCGAGCTCGAGATCTGGGGGCCATTCCCTTTAGCGTGGAGGGCGGTACCCTGCGGGTGGCCCTGCTGAACCCCCTGGACAACCTGGTGCTGGAAGAGCTCGAGGACCTCACCAACCAGATTATTGAGCCCTACCTAACCACACAGTCTTCCTTCCGCTACGCCCTGGCCCTGCACTATCCAGAGCTGGGCTTACCAGTGCCTCCGCCGCCTACGGCTGTGTCTCCAGGTGAGATGCAGCTTGGTGAAATCCTGGTAAATAAGGGCTGGTTGAGCCGAGAAGACCTCGAGGCAGCCCTGGTCGAGCAGGAAAAAACTGGTGAGCTTTTGGGCCGCTTGCTTACCCATAAATATGGTCTAGCTGAGGAAAAACTTTACCAGGCCCTGGCCGAGCAGGCCGATATTGAGTTCAGGACAGAACTGGACGACCTCGAGTTTCAACAGGAAGTCTCAGCCTTTTTGTTGCGCCCCGATGCCCTGCGCTATCAAGCGGTACCGGTTCGCCAGGATGGGCAGCAGGTGCTGGTGGTGCTGGCCGACCCCCGTCATCGCCATACCGTGGCCCAGCTAATTGAGCGTCCAACAAAGTTCATCCTCACCCTACCCAGGATCTGGGAAACCCTATTTAGCAAGGCCTACCCCGAGAAAAGCCGCCTGGGCGAAGCCCTGGTGCAGGAGGGCAAGCTGGGCCGTGCGGCGCTCCAGGATGCCCTTTCGGTACAGCGCCGCATGGGCAAAACCCGGCCTCTGGGCGAGGTGCTGGTAGAGCTGGGGTACGTTAGCGCCCAGGATGTGGAAGAGGCCCTCTCCAAGCAGCGGCAGGGTGGCGGTCGCCTGGAAGACACCCTGGTGCAGTCGGGCAAAATCAAGCCCGAGATGCTGGCAAAAAGCCTGGCCACCCAGCTCGGCTACCCCTACATCGACCCCACCGACTCCCCCCCCGACCCTTCGGTGCTCACCATGGTGCCCGAATCTACCGTGCGGCGTTATACCATCTTTCCCCACCACCTCGAGGGCAACACCCTGGTGGTTTTGATGAAAGACCCCCGCAACATCCTGGCCATTGATGACCTACGCATGATTACCAAGCGTGACATCATGCCTGCGGTGTCGGCGGAGGCCGCCATCACTAAGCTAATTGAGCGTTTTTATGGGGGCACCACCGGGGTCGAGGAACTTGCCCGGGAGTTTGAGGGCAAAAGGAAGGAAGAAGACGCCGTCGATACCAGCGCCCTCGACGACAACGCGGTGGTCAAGCTGGTTAACAGCATTATCCGCGAGGCTTTTTTGCAGGAGGCTTCAGATATCCATATCGAGCCACGCCAGTCCGACATCCTGGTGCGCATCCGAATTGACGGTAGCCTGCGGGAATACATGCGCTTGCCTAAAGGGGCCGGGCCAGCGATTGCCTCGAGGGTCAAGATTATGTCCAACCTGGACATTGCCGAACGGCGGCTGCCCCAGGACGGGCGGGTGCGTTACCGCGACCGCTCAATTGACCTGGATCTGCGCCTTTCTACCCTGCCTACCGTATACGGCGAGAAAATCGTGATGCGCCTCTTGCGCAAGGCCGCCGACATTCCCGAAATCGAGCAGTTGGGTTTTGCCCCCGATGTTTTCCAGCGCTTCGAGGACGTCATCTCGAAGCCTTACGGCATCTTCCTGATTACCGGGCCCACGGGCTCGGGCAAGTCCTTTACCACCTTCAGCGTTCTGAAGCGCATTGCCACCCCCGACAAAAACACCACCACCATCGAAGACCCGGTGGAGTACGAGATTCCCGGCATCAACCAGACCCAGGTTAATCCGGTCGCGGGCCTAACCTTTGCCAAGGCCCTGCGGAGCTTCTTGCGGCAGGACCCCGACATTATCATGGTGGGTGAGATCCGCGACTCCGAAACCGCCAAAATTGCCACTGAAGCGGCCCTTACCGGCCACCTGGTCATTGCCACGCTGCACACCAACGACTCGGCGGGGGCCGTAACCCGTCTGGACGAGATGGGGGTAGAGCTTTTTAACATCTCGGCGGCCCTGGTAGGGGTGCTGGCCCAGCGCCTGGTACGCAAGATATGTGAGCACTGCAAGATTCAGGTCGAGCCTGACCCCAGCGTACTGCGCCGCCTGGGTTTGTCCAAAGAGGACGTGCGCGGCAAGACCCTCTACAAAGGGACGGGTTGCGATAAGTGCAACGGTACGGGTTATAAGGGCCGTGCGGCCATCCACGAACTCATGGTGCTGGATGATGAGATTCGGCGGGCCATTGTGGAAGGCCAGTCGGCCACCCAGATCAAAGAAATCGCCCGCAAGGGTGGCATGAAAACCCTGCGCGAGGACGGCATCCAGAAAGCCTTTATGGGCTTGACCACCCTGGAAGAAGTGATGGCCCGCACCAACGAGTGA
- a CDS encoding bleomycin resistance protein translates to MQVKMLACIPVVPSRDVQESLRFYQTYLGFQDPFTWGENPIEYGGLSRDGLRLHFYLEPNAEIPRNYAFRLEVDEVDLLYVACEAAGIVHPNGKLENKPWNTREFTLLDPSGVAIRVYQELTG, encoded by the coding sequence ATGCAGGTGAAGATGCTGGCGTGTATCCCAGTCGTACCCAGCCGCGACGTGCAGGAGTCGTTGCGGTTCTATCAGACCTATCTGGGCTTCCAGGACCCCTTTACCTGGGGCGAGAACCCCATCGAGTATGGCGGCCTGAGCCGGGATGGGCTGCGGCTGCACTTCTACCTCGAGCCCAATGCGGAAATCCCCCGCAACTATGCTTTTCGGCTCGAGGTAGACGAGGTAGATTTGCTCTATGTGGCCTGCGAGGCGGCGGGCATCGTGCACCCCAACGGCAAACTGGAAAACAAACCCTGGAATACGCGCGAGTTTACCCTCCTCGACCCTTCAGGTGTGGCCATTCGGGTCTACCAGGAGCTTACGGGATAA
- a CDS encoding VOC family protein produces MPTIVPNLWFDKEAKEAAAFYCSVIPDSKINSSVVLRDTPSGDCDLVSFELAGQPFMAISAGPLFKFNPSTSFILNFDPSQGRTRQDLEALWNQLLPGGSVLMPLAPYPFAPLFGWLQDRYGLSWQLILSDPSGEARPFITPALLFVGEVCGRAEEAQDFYVSVFANARRGTAMRYPAGMEPEREGTLMYSDFMLEGQWFAAMDSAQPHNFAFNEAISFMVYCDSQAEIDHYWTQLSAVPEAEQCGWLKDKYGLSWQIVPRALERMLQDPDPERVNRVNQVVLQMKKLELAELQRAYA; encoded by the coding sequence ATGCCCACCATCGTACCCAACCTATGGTTCGATAAAGAAGCCAAAGAAGCCGCCGCTTTCTATTGCAGTGTAATTCCAGATTCCAAAATAAATAGCTCGGTTGTCCTGCGTGATACGCCCTCGGGCGACTGCGACCTGGTCTCGTTTGAGCTGGCGGGCCAGCCCTTTATGGCCATCAGCGCGGGGCCGTTGTTCAAGTTTAATCCCTCCACCTCGTTTATCCTTAACTTCGACCCTTCCCAGGGGCGTACCCGCCAAGACCTCGAGGCCCTGTGGAACCAGCTCCTGCCAGGGGGCAGCGTGCTGATGCCACTGGCCCCATACCCCTTTGCCCCCCTCTTCGGCTGGCTGCAAGACCGGTACGGGCTTTCCTGGCAGCTCATCCTCTCCGATCCCAGCGGTGAGGCGCGCCCTTTCATCACCCCTGCACTGCTGTTTGTGGGTGAGGTGTGTGGCAGGGCCGAGGAGGCTCAGGACTTCTACGTGTCGGTGTTTGCCAATGCGCGGCGGGGAACAGCCATGCGCTATCCGGCGGGCATGGAGCCCGAACGAGAGGGAACCCTGATGTATAGCGATTTTATGCTGGAAGGCCAGTGGTTTGCTGCGATGGACAGCGCCCAGCCGCACAACTTTGCCTTCAACGAAGCCATCTCGTTCATGGTTTACTGCGACTCCCAGGCCGAGATAGACCATTACTGGACCCAGCTCTCGGCGGTGCCGGAAGCAGAACAGTGCGGCTGGCTCAAAGACAAATACGGTCTGAGCTGGCAAATTGTGCCAAGAGCCTTAGAGCGCATGCTGCAAGACCCCGACCCGGAACGGGTAAACCGGGTCAACCAGGTGGTGCTGCAGATGAAGAAGCTCGAGCTGGCCGAGCTGCAAAGGGCCTATGCTTGA
- the gap gene encoding type I glyceraldehyde-3-phosphate dehydrogenase, giving the protein MKVGINGFGRIGRQVFRILQERGVEVVGINDLSDNSILAHLFKYDSNYGRFPGTVSYDEHNITVNGKTIRVYEEKDPANLPWGEIGADIVIESTGRFTKLEAAEAHLKAGAKKVIISAPGKGDMLTVVMGVNEHMYDPARHHIISNASCTTNGLAPVAKVLNDNFGIEKGILTTVHAYTASQSLVDAVKDDPRDARAAALNIVPSETGAAKAVGLVIPELKGKFGGMAFRVPTSTVSVVDFTAVLNKEASKEEINAAMKRAAEGPMKGILAYTEEPLVSSDLKGDPHSSIFSALDTLVVGNLVKVVSWYDNEWGYSCRVADLAEYIGKRL; this is encoded by the coding sequence ATGAAAGTAGGCATCAACGGTTTTGGGCGCATTGGCCGCCAGGTGTTCCGGATTCTGCAGGAGCGCGGGGTGGAAGTGGTGGGCATCAACGACCTGTCGGACAATTCCATTTTGGCGCACCTCTTCAAGTACGACTCCAACTACGGCCGCTTCCCCGGAACCGTCAGCTACGATGAGCACAACATCACCGTCAACGGCAAGACCATCCGGGTCTACGAGGAAAAAGACCCGGCCAACCTACCCTGGGGTGAGATTGGGGCCGATATCGTCATCGAGTCCACCGGGCGCTTTACCAAGCTCGAGGCCGCCGAAGCCCACCTCAAGGCCGGCGCCAAGAAAGTGATTATCAGCGCCCCCGGCAAAGGCGATATGCTCACGGTGGTGATGGGGGTTAACGAACACATGTACGACCCCGCCCGGCACCACATCATCTCCAACGCCAGCTGCACCACCAACGGCCTGGCTCCGGTAGCCAAGGTGCTCAACGATAACTTTGGCATCGAAAAGGGCATCCTGACCACCGTGCACGCCTACACCGCCAGCCAAAGCCTGGTGGACGCAGTAAAGGACGACCCCCGCGATGCCCGCGCGGCAGCCCTCAACATCGTGCCCAGCGAGACCGGCGCAGCTAAAGCGGTGGGACTGGTGATACCTGAGCTAAAGGGCAAATTCGGCGGGATGGCCTTCCGCGTGCCCACCAGCACGGTCTCGGTGGTGGACTTTACCGCTGTTCTGAACAAAGAAGCCAGCAAAGAAGAGATCAACGCCGCCATGAAGAGAGCTGCCGAAGGCCCCATGAAGGGCATCCTGGCCTACACCGAGGAACCCCTGGTCAGCAGCGACCTCAAGGGCGACCCCCACTCCTCCATCTTTAGCGCCCTCGACACCCTGGTGGTGGGCAACCTGGTCAAGGTAGTGAGCTGGTACGACAACGAGTGGGGCTATAGCTGCCGCGTGGCCGACCTGGCCGAGTACATCGGTAAGAGGCTGTGA
- a CDS encoding phosphoglycerate kinase — translation MRTLKDFHAAGKRVLVRVDFNVPIKEGQVKDETRVAAAIPTLKHLLEQGATLVLLSHLGRPKGGYEEASSLAPVAPVLEKHLGKPVIFIGGSPELTPASDATLERVKAAPSGSVILLDNVRFEPGEEKNDPALAQKFARLGDAFVLDAFGSAHRAHASVTGVAQFLPSYAGFLMEKEVESIGRVLHNPEKPYWVVLGGAKVSDKIGVIENLLPKVTGMVIGGAMAFTFIKAQGGQVGKSLVEDDKLDLARNPLKKAADLGVKLLLPTDVVAAQKIEAGAPTRIMPANAIEDDWMGLDIGPESANAFAQALQGAKTVLWNGPMGVFEIDDFARGTLAVGEAIARLEGAFTVIGGGDSVAAANKLGMAERFSHVSTGGGASLELLELGTLPGIEALS, via the coding sequence ATGCGAACACTAAAGGACTTCCATGCGGCCGGTAAGCGCGTACTGGTGCGGGTGGATTTCAACGTGCCTATCAAAGAGGGGCAGGTCAAAGACGAGACCAGGGTGGCAGCGGCCATCCCGACGCTAAAACACCTATTGGAGCAGGGCGCGACATTGGTGCTGCTCTCGCACCTGGGGCGGCCCAAGGGCGGCTACGAAGAGGCCAGCAGCCTTGCCCCCGTGGCCCCAGTACTGGAAAAACACCTGGGCAAGCCGGTCATTTTTATTGGGGGGTCGCCCGAGCTGACCCCTGCCAGCGATGCGACCCTCGAGCGCGTCAAAGCTGCCCCGTCTGGATCGGTAATTCTGCTGGACAACGTGCGCTTTGAGCCGGGTGAAGAGAAGAACGATCCAGCCCTGGCACAAAAGTTTGCCCGGCTGGGCGATGCCTTTGTGCTCGACGCTTTCGGTTCGGCCCACCGGGCCCATGCCTCGGTAACCGGCGTGGCCCAGTTTTTGCCCAGCTACGCAGGCTTCCTGATGGAAAAGGAGGTTGAAAGCATCGGCAGGGTGCTGCACAACCCCGAAAAGCCCTACTGGGTGGTGCTGGGCGGGGCCAAGGTCTCGGACAAGATTGGGGTGATCGAGAACCTGCTGCCCAAAGTGACCGGCATGGTGATCGGCGGGGCCATGGCCTTCACCTTTATCAAGGCCCAGGGGGGGCAGGTGGGTAAGAGCCTGGTGGAGGACGACAAGCTGGATCTGGCCCGCAACCCGCTCAAAAAAGCCGCCGACCTGGGGGTAAAACTGCTGCTACCCACCGATGTGGTGGCCGCGCAGAAAATCGAGGCGGGGGCCCCTACCCGCATCATGCCCGCAAACGCCATCGAGGATGACTGGATGGGGCTGGACATTGGGCCTGAGAGCGCTAATGCTTTTGCCCAAGCTCTTCAAGGCGCCAAGACTGTGTTGTGGAACGGGCCCATGGGCGTTTTTGAAATTGACGACTTTGCCAGGGGCACCCTGGCGGTGGGCGAGGCCATTGCCCGGCTGGAAGGGGCCTTTACCGTAATTGGCGGGGGCGACTCGGTGGCCGCCGCCAACAAGCTGGGCATGGCCGAGCGGTTCAGCCACGTGTCCACCGGCGGGGGGGCCAGCCTCGAGCTCTTGGAACTCGGTACCCTCCCCGGTATAGAAGCGCTAAGCTAG
- a CDS encoding nitroreductase family protein, which translates to MNDLFTLYQHRASVRKFKPEPLREGDLDKILFAAQRAPTDATAQMYSLLRISDPELRRKVSSHSGTNPHIETCAEFFLILADVYRLRRLVEHRGGVFGHWPRTALHFAITDAVLAGSALATMAESLGYGIVWIGGVLNGIREIKALCGLPQGVVPVAGLCVGVPDETPAPRPRLPRELVVHENQYHDYSPEALEQAYAAMAPITRSGDWYRVLERYFAQDGTMEEREPAYECLTAQQGFEPDLPPELLEALQEKGLEVGSLGQLIEATFAQGFRSLQFHSKGYVWIEKEPEAYRGEGKPGEALGKALLEAPKERVIP; encoded by the coding sequence GTGAACGACCTTTTCACGCTTTACCAACACCGCGCCAGCGTGCGTAAGTTCAAACCCGAGCCCTTGCGCGAAGGCGACCTGGACAAAATTCTCTTTGCCGCCCAGCGGGCTCCCACCGACGCCACTGCCCAGATGTACAGCCTGCTGCGCATCAGCGACCCCGAGCTAAGGCGCAAGGTAAGCAGCCACTCCGGCACCAACCCCCACATCGAGACCTGCGCCGAGTTCTTTTTGATTCTGGCCGACGTCTACCGCCTGCGCCGGCTGGTCGAGCACCGCGGCGGGGTGTTTGGGCACTGGCCCCGCACCGCGCTGCACTTTGCCATTACCGATGCCGTGCTGGCCGGGAGTGCCCTGGCCACCATGGCCGAAAGCCTGGGCTACGGCATCGTGTGGATTGGGGGGGTGCTGAACGGCATAAGGGAAATTAAGGCGCTGTGTGGGCTGCCGCAGGGGGTTGTGCCGGTGGCCGGGCTGTGTGTGGGCGTGCCCGACGAAACCCCCGCCCCCCGCCCACGCCTGCCCCGCGAGCTGGTGGTGCACGAAAACCAGTACCACGACTATAGCCCGGAAGCCCTCGAGCAGGCCTACGCCGCGATGGCCCCCATCACCAGGAGCGGCGACTGGTACAGGGTGTTGGAACGCTACTTTGCCCAGGACGGCACCATGGAAGAGCGCGAGCCCGCCTACGAGTGCCTCACCGCACAGCAGGGCTTCGAGCCCGATCTACCGCCCGAACTGCTCGAGGCGCTGCAAGAAAAGGGCCTCGAGGTGGGCTCACTGGGCCAGCTCATCGAAGCCACCTTCGCCCAGGGCTTCCGCAGCTTGCAGTTTCACAGCAAAGGCTACGTCTGGATTGAAAAAGAACCTGAAGCCTACCGGGGCGAGGGCAAACCCGGCGAAGCCCTCGGCAAGGCTTTGCTCGAGGCCCCCAAAGAGCGGGTTATCCCGTAA
- the pgeF gene encoding peptidoglycan editing factor PgeF, with amino-acid sequence MNQPVLMLKSPLLQVPHGFTTREGGVSPAPFDSLNLGISTADRPDCVLENRRRVLAAFGNPPVVGLSQVHGNQVHVVETAGEREGDGVLTSTPGLLLRVTVADCYPILLHDPLRGVVGALHAGWRGVVLGILPRALELMQARYGSSPDDIRVAVGPGISGPNFQVGPEVLEQFERQDLAFAWPDPEHSGRYRLDLERAIRTQAQRAGICPQHYWALGRCTYADPLFFSHRRDRGQTGRMWALIMLPSQ; translated from the coding sequence ATGAATCAACCCGTTTTGATGCTCAAGAGCCCATTGTTGCAAGTGCCGCACGGCTTTACCACCCGTGAGGGTGGGGTCTCACCTGCACCTTTCGATAGCCTCAACCTGGGCATTTCCACGGCTGATAGACCCGATTGCGTACTGGAAAACCGCCGGCGGGTGCTGGCGGCTTTTGGCAACCCGCCCGTGGTGGGATTAAGTCAAGTGCATGGCAATCAGGTGCATGTGGTTGAGACAGCCGGAGAACGGGAGGGCGATGGGGTGCTCACATCCACGCCAGGGTTGCTGCTGCGGGTTACTGTGGCCGATTGCTACCCTATTCTGTTACACGATCCGCTGCGGGGGGTGGTGGGGGCGCTTCACGCAGGTTGGCGTGGGGTGGTTTTGGGCATATTGCCGCGGGCTCTTGAGCTGATGCAAGCCCGGTACGGCTCGAGCCCAGATGACATCCGTGTGGCGGTGGGCCCTGGTATTAGCGGCCCCAACTTTCAGGTGGGGCCGGAAGTGCTCGAGCAGTTCGAGCGTCAAGACCTGGCCTTTGCCTGGCCCGACCCAGAGCACTCCGGCAGATACCGGCTCGACCTCGAGCGAGCCATACGTACCCAGGCCCAGAGGGCTGGCATTTGTCCGCAGCACTACTGGGCGCTAGGACGCTGTACCTATGCCGACCCGCTTTTCTTTTCCCACCGGCGCGATAGGGGTCAGACTGGGCGGATGTGGGCTTTGATTATGCTGCCGAGCCAGTAG
- a CDS encoding YqeG family HAD IIIA-type phosphatase: protein MLKPGAQLNSVTQITPAWLQERGLKAVLLDLDNTLVPYKTYGEAPEGLLTWLQSLKNAGIPVMLVSNASPWRVRYWCEKLGIPGFGPAGKPWFGFRKALRRLGLPPRQVVVVGDQLFADVLGGNLAGMYTVLVPPLSQNELGYTRLVRKLERWVLQNPNFRCAPGANEEFDPKDFCQNSTISKD, encoded by the coding sequence GTGCTTAAGCCTGGGGCCCAGCTCAACTCGGTTACTCAAATTACCCCTGCGTGGCTTCAGGAGCGGGGTTTGAAGGCGGTGCTGCTCGACCTGGATAACACCCTGGTGCCCTATAAGACCTACGGCGAGGCGCCCGAGGGCTTGCTGACATGGCTGCAAAGCCTTAAGAATGCCGGTATTCCGGTAATGCTCGTCTCCAATGCCAGCCCCTGGCGGGTGCGTTATTGGTGTGAAAAGCTGGGAATTCCAGGTTTTGGCCCGGCAGGAAAGCCCTGGTTTGGATTTCGCAAGGCCCTGAGGCGGCTGGGCCTGCCGCCCCGCCAGGTGGTCGTGGTGGGTGATCAGCTTTTTGCCGATGTGCTGGGAGGAAATCTGGCTGGGATGTATACCGTGCTGGTTCCCCCGCTTTCGCAAAACGAGCTGGGGTATACCCGACTGGTGCGAAAACTTGAGCGCTGGGTGCTACAGAACCCCAACTTCAGATGCGCCCCAGGAGCCAATGAGGAATTTGACCCAAAAGATTTCTGCCAAAACTCCACAATAAGCAAAGACTAG
- a CDS encoding IS1096 element passenger TnpR family protein, giving the protein MTKHLARCVEQPSSNKGKPVRLLHLRIEDAYKPSPFWMDIEIKASASLHVLDDLLRDIWLECCGHLSLFKIDGVIYEAVIDRSWGLDDSKSMEVALDKVVQVGSSFAYEYDYGSTTELRLRVLGERDAYLKKNLRLLARNEPPEWQCTVCGQPATQIDTECAYEMDNPFFCDLHAQEHVEQRHDGDDYMFLPVVNSPRMGTCGYTGPADESPYLA; this is encoded by the coding sequence ATGACCAAACACCTTGCCCGGTGTGTGGAGCAGCCGAGTTCAAACAAAGGAAAGCCGGTTCGCTTGCTGCACCTGCGGATTGAAGACGCTTATAAGCCCTCGCCCTTCTGGATGGATATCGAGATTAAAGCCAGTGCGTCTTTGCATGTGCTGGACGATCTCTTGCGCGATATCTGGCTCGAGTGCTGCGGCCACCTGAGCCTGTTCAAAATAGACGGGGTGATTTATGAAGCGGTTATTGACCGCAGTTGGGGACTGGACGACTCAAAGTCCATGGAGGTCGCGCTGGACAAGGTGGTGCAGGTGGGCTCGAGCTTTGCTTACGAGTACGACTATGGCTCAACCACCGAGCTCCGGCTTAGGGTGCTGGGCGAGCGCGATGCCTACCTGAAGAAAAACCTGCGCCTGCTGGCCCGCAACGAACCACCGGAGTGGCAGTGTACGGTGTGCGGCCAACCGGCCACCCAGATAGACACCGAGTGCGCCTACGAGATGGACAATCCCTTCTTCTGCGACCTGCATGCCCAGGAGCATGTGGAACAGCGCCACGACGGTGACGATTACATGTTCTTACCCGTGGTCAACTCGCCGCGCATGGGAACGTGTGGCTATACAGGCCCTGCCGATGAAAGCCCTTACCTGGCCTGA